The genomic DNA GACTCTATAATTATATTCTATTTTTTAATTCTTTAATTATGAAATTAGATATTTTTCAATTGTATATGATATGGCCTCTTGAGTCAGTTTAGATCATTAGTTCTTCGTAAAATCCAATGGTGTAAATCCTTCtcctttttagattaatgtataaatttctagaccctctcgatgAACGTGGTGgctcttttttttctataacAACACTtgcttattaatataatatatatctagagtGGTGGGACCATGGAGGCACCTTGAGCGATGATCTTGGCTAGCCAAACCAAGCAGTGCAATCGATAAGTGTTGCGCTGACCAAAGGAGATATAGTGAAAAGAAGACCATAAAATGGAGAACAACAAAGTACTCATTTCATCTAAACCACTTAATTACTAGTATAAAACTTACAcatttgtatttttttcaaactgttatcatattttaagatcttaatctttcaaaaaaatactTGATCTACTTTATGGCTATAATTAATATCTAGGGTGTTGCATTATATTTCATACACAAGGATGATatagtttgatttctcattgtatctcttatcgaactattattatttagtccatattatttcatatatcaaaCATTATATATAACTTAATTTGTAGAACCATGATAAATATGTCAAGTTAGAGATGATCCGATAGAGGTAAAGTGCTTAATATGATGTAAAAAGTTTAAATCAATTATTTAACCatcttaatgacttcaaatgaaaaaactcaaaactacaaagttgtagatctcgttgagagctacaattttcgtataaaaatcatctccatccgagttcgtatgaaaaagatatgatttttttaaagtcAGACCTTGTCATGCAGCGGGGGTGGCGTGACAAGGCTGTACTGTCACGCCGGTGggagtggcgtgacaaggtTGACACGTGGAATGTGAGCTGGCAGACCGCTTCCGAGCGCTCCGAAGCGTGCCAACGTGGCACATCTTGTCACGCCAATGCATGTAGCGCGACAGCGTGTTTTTGTCACGCCACGCAGACCGGCGCGACCAAAAGGTTAGATCTGCAAATATATGTCCGGGtgggttatttttaaaataaaattgaaaaataggttaaaaataaaaaaaaatccatagCTCGGACGCTACACGTTGCAAGAACCGAACCGTAGCTTCTTTAGTTTTTATTCCAACAAAAGGCAAAGATTCAAAACGCGTTACGTTGCAGAAAGAGGATGGACTTTGCAACAAACAAACAGAATGTTATCCTCCATGTTAGTTTCAGTAACTTAATTCGAGCCAAAAGAGCAGcctgatttttatcaaaaacaaaaaacaaaaaaaaacacgagCCCCGCTTCCGGTCACCCCTTTGGAGAGAAATCTTGACACGACGCCGATCTTGGAACGGCCAAAGGGTGGAACAGCTCCTCAGAAGACGATCTCGAcatgccgccgccgacggtggtgGAGTGCACGGCGAACTGCTGCTGGGAGGCGGCCCTCCGCTTGTGGCTGGGGCAGAGCGATCCGGAGCCCGGCGCACCGGCGTCGCCGAACTGCTGGCACGAGGCCGACATCGGCATGCCAACGCCGCGGTGGAGCCGGCACCGGAAGGAACCCGGGTGCGTCGTGGGCGCGCATATGCATTGCCTCACGTCggccggtgcgccgccgccgttggaaGCCATACCCTGCCCTCTCGATGGATGGCAGGTTGACCCGACTTCCCCGAGGGCCGAGGTTGAACTGCCGGAACGACACCGTATGCACGGGATATTTATTTATGAAACGTACGCTGCTTCAGTTCCGAGTAGAATCCTGGATCGGTAAGATTTGTACAGAAACCGTAACGGATCGTTTGCCGATGGAAAAAAGGAAAACTAACAGCAAGGGCAGGCCTCCCCAGCATCGCCAATGTCCATCGAAGAGaaggcggcgacgtcgatggcgacGACGGCTGGGGTACCTGgctcggcgagcggcggctgagGAGCCTGCGCGCCTGACCTGGACCGTCCACCGCCACCAGTTTTAACAGGACGCGCCGGCAAATTTCCAAGTCTATCGACACGTGTGGCGCCTGGATGCCCATTAACAGGCTCATCGATGGCGCGGAAGCTTAGCTCCCATCCCTCCCTGAATTGTTCCGCAGGCGCCAACAACCAACGCTTCCCAAAAGCAAGACTCCTCCACCTGAAGGGATCGAGGTCACATATGGCAAAGAAGACTAACATTAAATGATCAACAAGAATGAACTGACATGAGACTTCAAGTGATAATTGCCGTCATGGTGGAAAAAGGAAGACTCGGAAACTGAACGAGAAAATGTACTAAATCATACTCTCCAGTATGATCGCAACAAATTTGAACTCAATTACACGATTGCAACAAATTGGAACTCAATTGCACTTGAAAGCAGGGCGTGCCCGCGTGGAATAGCATCCAAAATCAATCTAAAGAATTAGACCCAAACAAATATAAGCAAATCGTGGGATCGCGCGAGATCGATCGATCACACCATGGGGAGCATCATCTGGAGCAGGGGAGCCTGCCgggaccgccgctgccgccccttgAACTTCCTGATGGCCGCCTTGAGCACCCGCCTCCAGCCCTCCTGAACCCGCCCAACCAACCAGTGGGAATCCCGTGATGCTCGTGAGGATTTCAGCAAAGCTTAATGGAGACAGGATTAAAGGCAGGTGGCTACTACCTTCGCAGgggaaggcgccggcggcgagaagtcCAGACTGGCCCTGCCCGTCTCGTGGAGGTCGAGGAAGGACCTGTCGCGCctcagccgccggcgccgcctcctggacTTCCCGCCGGCGGCCGAGTCCTTGAGCCAGCAGCCGCCAGCCCTCGCCCTGCGCTTCGGGTTGGCGACGAGGAAGtcggtcgaggaggaggcgccctCGGCCTCGCCCGCACAGGCCGCGGCGGCACGGGAGGCTggggccggcgagccgcgcgggACCTTGTTGAGCGGGGACCAGATGCCGCTCTGGGAGTAGTCGAAGTCGAAGGCGGAGGAGTCCGGGAACTTGCCCAGCAGCTCCCGCGACATGGACTGCTCCAGGTACTCCACCGTCACCACgcgctccaccaccaccactggcgccgcggcgccgccgccgcctccggcgttCTCCCCGGCCGCGCTACTCATGCTGATTGCTTGATCCTTGGTGAGGTCTCGCTCTTCGCTCTAGAATTTTGGGAGGTGTACAGTGGTGGCGTGGAAACAGAGGAGTGGGTAGAGCGCGGCGTTGGATGGGGTAGAAAGCATTTCGCGGCGAAAGTAACCGTTGGGGTCGCTTGGAGGTTCGCGGGCACTTGACCGTTGGCGTCTGTGTGGTGTCGCTGCCCTCTGACGAGTGGGGTCCTTTGTTATGCAGAAAGGATCCTATGGCCCTCCCTCTGAGCTTGGCAAGTGGGCCATGTGCCAAGATGCTGTAGATACAATTACAATTTATTACACAAACTCAATTTTTTGCGAGGAAGTACGAAGTGTTAAATGTCAGGTACAGATGCGCTTGCCATTTGAACCCAAAAAAAAACCATGTGCATGTCagtccaaaaataaaaaaatgtgctTTTGGGTACTTCCTAAAAA from Panicum virgatum strain AP13 chromosome 7N, P.virgatum_v5, whole genome shotgun sequence includes the following:
- the LOC120684044 gene encoding uncharacterized protein LOC120684044, encoding MSSAAGENAGGGGGAAAPVVVVERVVTVEYLEQSMSRELLGKFPDSSAFDFDYSQSGIWSPLNKVPRGSPAPASRAAAACAGEAEGASSSTDFLVANPKRRARAGGCWLKDSAAGGKSRRRRRRLRRDRSFLDLHETGRASLDFSPPAPSPAKEGWRRVLKAAIRKFKGRQRRSRQAPLLQMMLPMV